The following nucleotide sequence is from Paenibacillus andongensis.
GTTTCCTGATGGGAATCATGTTTTTGATGTCATCAATCAAGGCGAGCTTTACGAGGCTTTCCTCATTCAGGAGGTTAAACCTTTTATCGATCGGACACTCCGAACGTTAACGGGCAAAGAGCATACGGCTCTCATGGGATCTTCTGCTGGCGGGTTAGTGTCTTATAATATTGGATTCCGTCAATCGGACACATTTGGAATGATAGGAGCCCTTTGTCCTTTCTTTGTCAGCACAGACCCCGGCACGATGAAAGAAACATGGTTAAGTCACATCTACACGGAAAAGAAGAATCTGAAAGTCTGGATGGATGTCGGAGATTCTGAAGGTTTTACGGTTATGGAAAAGCATGTCCGGTATGTCACGGATATTCTAATAAGAGCTGGATATGTACTCGGAGACGATCTTATGTACTACCTTGCAGTTGATTCCGGCCACTCTCAAAAGGATTGGGCTGCAAGGGTTCACGCGCCGCTCATTTATTTTTTTGGGGAAATAGGCCAGCCTGTTCGGGTTGATCTGCATGGTCCTAGGGTTGTTGGCCTGAAGGGGCCTAAGGTTACATTGAATCCAGTGGTACACTTCGATAGCGGTTTTATAATGACGGATTTAAATGCTCAATATGGAGTTGTTGATCCCGAGTTATTGGAGGTTACAATGGACGGTAAACTAGTCCCTAAAAAAGAAGGGAAAACGACGATCCAATATAGGAATGGCAGCTTAACTTCTGCTCTGGATGTTACCGTTGTCCCTTATATGTCAGATACGGCTACGGTTAAAGTCTTCGTTAAAGTGCCGGATTTCACGCCAAAAACAGATAAGCTATATGCAGGCTTAGAACTGCCGATGATTCGTGAAGGACTGTATGGCGGAACCTTTGAGGTGCCCAGGGATATGTCATTTGAATTTCGTATTTCTCGCGGTCTAGGACAGCATGAAGTAGACAGCCAAGGCCGAGAACTTCCTTATCGCCTATTTACGACGGATGATGGTTTAGTTCTGAATTACGAAGTGGAGAATTGGATAGACTTAGCAGCTGCGGCTGATAGAGGTGAGCAGGATGGACAGCAAATCAAGTATTTTGCGGATTGAAAACTTTTACTCCACACATTTGGACAATAGAAGAGATATCTTTGTATACCTCCCCCCCAGTTATCGCTACGAAAAGAGTAAGCATTATCCGGTATTGTATATGCATGATGGGCAAAATATTTTCCATCCTGCCTTTAACGGCTACTCCTGGCAAGTAAACGAAACCGTGGATAGATTGATTCAAAACCATACGATGGAAGAAATCATCGTTGTGGGCATTCCCAACATGGGAGCAGAGAGGGCCGATGAATTTACCCACGAGATGGAAGGGATTCTCCATCAGTCCGATAAAGTTCAAATCAAGCCCAAAGGCCAATTGTATGAAGCGTTTATTATTGATGAGCTAAAGCCTTATGTGGATTCCGTGTTTCGGACCTTAACGGATCCAGATCATACAGCTTTAATGGGGTCATCCAGAGGCGGGCAAGTCACTTATCATATCGGATTTCGCCGACCGGATATTTTTGGAAAACTCGCCATCATTTCACCTTATTTCTACTGTGTGGACCCAATGACATTGGAAGAAACGCCAGTTTATCATGCTTTTAACATGAAACAGTCGACCTCTCGAATTTGGATCGATTTGGGAGGCAGTGAAGGCACCTTGGTGATGGAAAAGCATGTCCGTGAAGTTGCTGAGAAGCTGTTGGATTTGGGATATGGAGCTGATAAGGAACTCATTTATTTCAATGCTCCGGGAGCGGTTCATTCGGAGAAAGATTGGGCATTAAGACTTTCTTCTCCTCTCATTCACTTTTTTGGGGAAAAGGGGAAGGAACGTTCTTTATCTTTACACGGCAGTGAAGAGGTTGGTCTTACTGGCCCCAAATGCCGGCTAAATCCAATTCTTGATTTTCAAACCGGCTTTCAGATGTCTTTGCTGCGAGCGACTTATGAAGTGGAAGATCATCGCATACTGAATGTTCTGAACGACGGAACCGTAGTGCCGCTGGAAGAAGGGGAAACATCGGTAACGGTCAAATATCGGGATTTGGAAGCTGCAAAATCAATTCGTGTGGTCCATGCTCAAAAAGAACATGTGACTTTGGAAATGGTCGTTCATGTCCCAGCGAATACGCCTGAAAATATTAAAATATACGCCTGGTTTCCCTTCATTCATAACCGGGGAAATGACACCTATTACAATCAACTTCAAGTCCCTCTTCATGCCCAATTTGTCTACCAAATCAGCAGGGAAGATAGATCCGTCGAGGTTGATCATACGGGGAAACCTGTCCAGCGCAAATATAAAGCCTTATCGGATTCGAAAGTAGAAATTACAGTCGAACATTGGTCATAGACAGAAACTCCTTAGCTTTGTACATACAAGGCTGAGGAGTTTGTTGTTTAGATGAGTGGACTTTTTGATACTTAATTTAGCGATAATTTTATTGAATAATAATTCAATTAAATGTATTATTATACATAATATTTTTTCGCACGATTTTATAAATAGATTGAGGGAGAACTGGAATGATTTTAACTTGTGAATCAAATTTTCTAGAAGATTATCTGGTAGAAACAGAGGAAGTTGATTATAGTCACCTTTCCATTAAAGAAAAAGCAGCAGAGTTATATGACGAATCGTATAACGAAGATGATTTTGTGAAAAAAGCTTATGAATTTGTTCGTGATGAAATATCTCATTCTTGGGATATTCAAAGTTCACGAATTACATGTAAAGCCTCGGAAGCAATATTCTTTAAGGAAGGTATTTGTTACGCGAAGTCTAATCTGTTGTGCGCCATTTTAAGAAGCAAAGGCATTCCAACTGGTTTTTGTTATCAACAGCTTACAATAGGTGACACACCAGATACAGGGTACTGCATCCATGCCTTAAATGCAGTTTACCTCAAGTCCATAGGAAGATGGGTTCGCCTAGATGCACGTGGAAATAAAGCTAATGTTAGTGCGGAATTCTCTACAGATGAAGAAAAGCTGGCTTTTCCGGTAAGGGAAGAATACAACGAAGTGGATCATCCAGAAATATATAAACGGCCAAACTTAAAAACAATTAACGCATTAAAGCAAAATACAGATTGTATACAGATGATTCTTCATGGTTTACCAACTAGTTTATAGTCATTTAGTGAAAAAACTTGTAAAGTTTTCGAATTTTCAAAAATTATGTTTACCTTACAATGGATATTTGATAATATAATCGCAAGAAATTAAATGCGACGAAGAGAAGAGTAAATAAATGAAATCTTTCGCAGAGAGCTCCGTTAGCTGAAAAGGAGTAAAGAATTCTTTATTGAAAAAAGCCTCAGAGCAGCACATCGGATCCACTTGTAAGGGTGATGGTGTGCCAGGAGCTCCTGTTACAGAGCTAGAGTATACGCATTAGATGATAATGCCGTACTTGAAGAGGCTAATATGGCGACATACTAGCGAATCTGGGGTGGTACCACGAGTGCATACAAATCTCGTCCCTAAGACTGATTAAAGTCTTGGGGGTGGGATTTTTTTTATTGGTTGAATAGAAGTACAGATCACGTGCAACATGCGGTACCAAATCAGACTGTTTGAATATATATTTAGGGGTTCCACTTAAATCATACCATTTTGAAAGGATTTGAATATCTGATGTCAGAAAAATTGAAGGTTGGAATTGTAGGAGGAACTGGTATGGTTGGTCAGCGGTTTGTTCAGTTGCTGGATCAGCATCCTTGGTTTAAAGTGACGGCCATCGCCGCTAGCAGCAGTTCTGCCGGTAAAACATATGAAGAATCTGTGCAAGGCAGATGGAAGTTGTCTGGCCCAATTCCTGAAGAAGTGAAAAATATCGTCGTACAGGATGCATCGAAAGTGGAGGAGGTAGCCGCTCAGGTCGATTTTATTTTTTGTGCAGTGGATATGAAAAAGAATGAAATTCAAGCGTTGGAAGAGGCATACGCAAAAACGGGCACGCCTGTTATTTCCAATAATTCTGCACATCGCTGGACGCCGGACATCCCGATGGTCATTCCGGAAGTTAATCCAGGGCATATTGAAGTGATTGCTGCACAGAGAAAGCGGCTTGGAACCTCCACCGGCTTCATTGCCGTTAAGCCCAACTGTTCAATCCAAAGCTATGTGCCGGCCCTTCATGCACTGCTAGATTACAAACCAACAAAAGTGGTTGCATCGACGTATCAGGCGATTTCCGGAGCAGGTAAAAACTTTACCGATTGGCCCGATATGTTGGATAATGTCATTCCTTATATTGGCGGCGAGGAAGAAAAAAGCGAGCAGGAGCCGCTGCGCATATGGGGCAGCATTGTAAATGATGAAATTATTAAAGCAAGTGCTCCTTTAATTACAACGCAGTGTATTCGCGTTCCAGTAACGGATGGGCATTTGGCTACCGTATTTGTTTCGTTCGAGAAAAAACCTTCGAAGGAAGAAATTCTTGATCGCTGGCTGCAATTCAAAGGACGACCGCAGGAGCTCGGTCTGCCAAGCGCTCCAAAACAGTTCATTACTTATTTTGAAGAAGAGAACAGGCCTCAGACTAAACTTGATCGTGAAATTGAGCGCGGTATGGGTGTTTCGGCGGGGAGATTGCGCGAGGATTCCATATATGATTTTAAATTTGTAGGACTATCACACAATACATTACGCGGAGCAGCGGGTGGTGCCGTTCTGATCGCCGAACTGCTTAAAGCGGAAGGGTACATTCAAGCAAAGTAGAAGAATTTATATTTAATGAAAGAAGCCACTTCTTATTCTTAGTAGAAGTGGCTTCTTTACTTTTTTCTAAAGTGGTGGCCGCATTACAGCACTGCTCCTTAACAATTCTCTCCTGCAGGGATTATGTACCAAGACCAAAGTCCAGCACGAAACTAAACCTCAGACAGTTATCACTGCTTCATTTATTTGCTAATCTTATTGCTATAGAACGTGGCTGCTATTGACGTCATGCTGCTTGTGGCAGTTATTCTCCTCTCAGCAGGGTGGTTGCTGATCCGATGGTTTCAAAAACGGAAGAAGCAAGGACGGGCGGCAGTCCAGATGGAGGAACAATGAACAGACAGTATAAGCCTGTTGAATTTATGAGGAAGAAGAACATGAAATGGTTAAGGAAGGCCGATCACAGCATGTTTGTATGGTGCAATCAAAAGGTAAATCACATTGTTCTGGATTGGTTGTTCGGATTGATTACCCACATGGGCGGCGCAACGTTTACGATTCTATGTGCCGTATTAGTTATATGGTATGCACCGGATGATTGGGGAGCGGTCGGTCTGCAAAGTTTAGCGGCTTTGGCCTTAAGTCATGTGATTGCCGTTATTATTAAGAAAAAGATGCGCAGAATTCGCCCATTCCACGTCATGCAGCAAGCGAGAGTAGGGAAATTTCCGCTTAAGGATTACTCGTTTCCATCTGGCCATACCACCGCTATTTTTGCATTCGTCACCCCCTTTCTATTCCTATCGACACAGGGAGTTGCTCTGTTATTGATCATCTTTGCGGGATTGGTTGCCTTTTCACGTGTTTATTGGGGATATCACTACCCAACGGATTGCGTAGCAGGAGGTACGATCGGAATGGGTACTGCTTTGCTGGTGGTTTATATGACGAATTCTTTATTGACATGACATGAATCAAGAATGGGGGGGCTTGGAATGCCGCCTATTGAACACTATGAAACGATCAGAAAATAAGTGAATTATAAGCCCTCGAGGAGTGTAAATATGGAGTGGATTAGCAATCTCTTTGAGCAGTACGGGTATTTTGTTTTAATTTTAGGATTGTTTACCGAATCATTAGCCTTGCCTTTCCCAGGAGAATTGGCAATGGCGATATCTGGTCACATGTCTACTTTTGGAAGTTTGAATATCTTAATCATAATCTTCTGTTCTTATTTTGGAGCTATAGCTGGTACGACAGTTACTTATTTTTTTGGTTATAAACTGGGTACACCTTTCTTTGAAAAATATGGAAGATTCTTTTTTCTGAACCAAGAACGAATCATTACAATCACGAATTGGTTTAATAAATATGGTAACAAGCTCATCCTTGTCAGCTATTTTATCCCAGGTTTGCGGCACTTCACTGGCTACGTGTCCGGCATTCTAAGGGTTCGGTTAGGCACCTTTCTCTTCTATAACTTCACGGGCGGACTTGTATGGGTATTGGCTTATGTCATGATCGGTAAAATTTTCGGTATAAAAATAGAGCAATTCCTCCACATCATTTCGCAATACTCCATAGCGGCAATTATTGTTTTGGTGGTTGGAGTGGGGATTGGATTTCATATTAAGCATAAAAAACATGCAATTATAGCTTGGATACGTACAATAAGCTGGCATAAATGACAAAGACGAGTTGTTATCTGGAGATAAACAGCTCGTCTTTTCATGCCGGCGATTTACTCTAAAGTATTCTATTGACTTAGAGTGCGCTCTAAGATGTAAACTTACACTATGGAAAAATATTTGAGCATTCAAGCCATTTCTAACCTTACTGGTATCACCGCTCACACCTTGCGTTACTATGAGAAAAACGGTCTGATTCATGCGATCGCCAGGGGTTCGAATGGTCGCCGCCAATATTCTGTCAACGATCTAGCATGGATTCGTTTTTTGGTAAGGCTTCGCACTACAGGAATGAGCATTAAGCAAATGCAACAGATCGCCGACCTGAGAAGACAAGGCTCCGCTTCGACCAAAGAAAGGAGAGTTCTGCTGGAAGCCCACAAGAACAAGGTAGCGGCACAGATCGAAAGGCTTCAAGAACATTATGAAGTCATTAACGAAAAAATAGAGATCTACCGTCAATGGGAACTAGAAAACCAACTGAATGGAGGTAGTTAAAGTGATGAACTCACCATATGAGCTTGGAAATAAACTGTTTCAAGAAACAGATGAAGAAGGTATCCAGGCAGTCGTCAATGGTTTAAGTAACGTGTCCCCGCACATCAGTAGATACATCATTGAGTTTTACGGGCAAACTTTCAGTAATCCCGTACTCACCTACCAACAAAGAGAAATGATCGTGATCTCAGCGTTAATTTCATTAGGCGATACGCCAAATCAACTCAAGTGGCATATAAACTTCGGTTTAAAAGTTGGGATTACGCCAGACGAAATGATAGAGATTGCTACTCATTGCATACCGTTTTGCGGCTTCCCGCGTGCTTTAAATGCTGTTGGCGTTGCGAAACAACTATTTGCAGAACTAAATATCGAAGTAAACATCGAGGACGAGCTGCTGCAAAGTGTAGGAGAACGACGGGAAAGAGGCTTGGCTAAACTTCAAGAAATTGACGGTCAACATGGTGACGCGGTTGTTGATTCACTTGCCGATATTGCCCCACAGTTAGCCGAACAAATCATCGAATTTGCGTTTGGTGAAATCTACAGCCGCTCAGGATTAAATCCTAAGCAACGTCAACTCGTTACGTTAGGAGCCTTAACTGCTCAAGGTGGATGCGAGCCGCAGTTGCGCGTACATCTCAATGCCGCAATTCGTGTAGGCCTAACGAGAGAAGAAATTATTGAGGCATTGCTGCACTGCTCCCCTTACACGGGATTTCCTAAGGTGTTAAATGCAATTACCGTTGCGAAAGAGATCTTCTTATCGCATTAATGTAGACGCCATTAGGGCTGCCATTTGGCGGTCCTTTTCTCATACGACAGGAAACGATATCACTTGATTCGCGAACATTTCCCAGCCTATTGACAAATATAGTATATTTCGTTAGCATCATGGAGAAACGGACAATTGTCCGTTAATTTGAAATTTGACAAGAGAGAATCAGCAGAAGATGCTGAGTCGGATGGAGGGAATACATGTCTTCAGGAAAAAACATTGCAGCAACAGAAGCCCCGTTTTCAATGCGAAGCATATTAGGGCCGTTGGTGGCAATTGTGGTTGGAATTTTCATGGTCATTTTGGACGGAACGGCAGTAAACGTTGCTCTTCCTAAGCTGCAAGAGGAATTTAAACTATTGAACTTGTCCTTAGTACAGTGGACCGTGATCGGATATGCGCTGGCACAAGCAGCGGTCATTCCTTTAGCGGGCTGGCTATCCGACAGATTTGGCGCCAAGAAAATATTCTTGATCTCAGTAGGTCTATTCACGATTGGTTCTGGTCTATGTGCGCTGGCTAATTCGGTTGAAATGCTGATTACTTTCCGTATCATCCAAGGCCTAGGTGGCGGTGTTGTTGTACCGATTGCCATGGCGTTCATCTATCGTCTGTCGCCGCCGGGAAAAGTAGGGGCCGTCATGGGCATGATGGGTATTCCGATCTTGCTGGGGCCGGCACTTGGCCCCGTTGTTGCAGGCTGGTTGGTTGAGTATCATAGCTGGCAGTGGATATTCCTGATTAACCTGCCTATCGGTGTCATCGGAATTATTCTCGGAATCCGTACATTACCGAATATTGGGCGGCAGTCGGTTGCATCCTTGGATTTATTAGGCATGCTGTTAGGGCCAATTGCCTTTGCAGCGCTAGTATACGGCGTTTCTAACGGTGGGATTGACCCGATTACCGGGAAATCCACATGGATGGATGCGGATACGCTAATCGGCTCAGGAATCGGTATTGTGGCGCTTATTTTATTCATTATCGTGGAGTTAAGACGTGAGAATCCGCTGCTCGAGCTTCGCGTTTTCCGCTCAGGTAATTTTACGAAAGGGATCATCGTACAATGGATTTCACAGATTGCGATGTTCGGAACCATGTTCCTTGTCCCTCTATATTTGCAACAGGCTCATGGCTATAGTCCTTTGAAAACAGGGCTCATCATGCTTCCGCAAGCGCTGGCTTCCGGTTTATTTATGCCAATTGGCGGTAAACTGTCCGATCGTTTCGGAGCTCGTCCGCTCGTCTTGGCGGGTATGGCTCTTACAACGATTTCAGCCTTGTTACTGTCAAATATTTCTGCAGATTCAGGTATAGGTACAGTGATCCTGCCGCTTGCACTGCTAGGCGCGGGAATGGGACTGTTTATGATGCCTCTCAATAATCATTTGATCCAATCTGCACCACAGAATTTGGTTGGACGTGTAACGTCGCTCACGAACGCCGCACAGCAAGTTATGATGTCCTTCGCTATCGCTATTTTGATGACGATCTTTACCACGAAGATGAAAAATGTAATGGTTGAATCAGGTAAGCAGAAGCCGGATTTAGACTTGTATGCTTCTTCCTTTGGGTACACATTCTTAATTCTGCTGGGTATCGCGGTTGTCGGCGGTTTGCTTGGTCTTATGCTGCAAAAACCCAAAAAGGTCGAAGGCGAGTCAACAGACGGTGCAGAAATTCCAATGATCGTTAGTCATTAAACTTAAATGAAAAGCCCGGTCCAGATGGAACCGGGCTTTTTTCGCAATAGAATCGAGGATCATTGATTTTGTGATCTGCTACTGGAGGATTGATTTTCTTTAAATGCCTCAGCCGCTTCCTCTGCGGAAAATTCCGTATCATCTTTACCTGGGACAGGCATTTTGTTTAACTCCGTAGTCTGTACTTCTGCCTTTGTTGCCTGATTATCTTGATTGGGCATTGTGACACCTCCTTTATTCAAATAACAACAAGGAATAGTTTCCCACTGTATGAAAATTTTTATACGGACACCGTGTACGAATATGACGATTGTCACCTCGATCCGGTGACTTGATTCACTTTTGAAACCCTCCCTGAAAAGTGATAATAAGACTATAAAATTCTTTAAGGGAGTGTTATTATATGAACTCAACAGTATCGTTGATGATTTCGGCTTTGATTTTCTTTTTCATTCTGCGTGGACAATTGAGTGGCATGCGTAAGCCGCTAAAAAAATCAGGAGTAACGTTACTGCTGCCTATCCTATACATTTCTACTTCGTTAATGCAATTGTTTGATCCAAAGCTGCATATTAGTGGAGAGCAAGTAATCATTGCTTTGTTGATCGGTATGATTGTTTCAATCCCGCTCATTGTGACGACCAACTTTGAAGTTCGAGACAATGGCAACACGTTTATTAAGCGTAACAAAACGGTCTTTGTACTGCTGATCGTGATCTTTGCACTTCGTTTCCTCGCAATTGCGACTATAAAATCAATTGATCCAAGCACACTTAGCTTTATGTGCAACCTGGTGACCTTTGGCTACATCGCGACTTGGCGGATCGTTAGTTTTATTAAATTCCGAGGTGTCAGCTCTTCGAAGCAAGCTGTGTTGAATGTTTAACTCCAATTGGAATAAATATCTATTGATTAATAACTTGAAGCTATTTAAAATAGTAAAAGTTGTTGAAAATTAAATAGGAACCCTCATCATCCTAGATGAGGTAGAGGTCGCGATGTTGAAGAGTACGTCGGAGGAAGTCCAGTAGAGACTGTTGATTCCGATGAAAAGGCAACATTGCCGAAGCCGCACGGTATACTGACCGTGTCTGGCTGGGGCCGTTTCCGAAAGGAGCGGAACTGTCATACTGCTGAGTCCAAAGCAGTGTGTTGTGCTATCTTGATACAGGATAAATGAGGGAGTAGAAGCTGCCTGACTTATTTAAGAGAGGCGGCTTTTTTGCGTTTTTAGCCTTCTATTTGAGAAAAGCTAACGGAAAACACGGTAAAGGGAGCGGACAGAAAATTGAAAGAGAACAAGTTACGTAGAGGTTTGAAGTCTCGCCATATGACGATGATTTCACTCGGCGGATCGATAGGAACAGGGTTGTTCCTAGCCAGCGGCGGGGCGATTCATACGGCTGGACCAGGCGGCGCGCTGTTAGCCTACTTCATCATTGGAATTATGGTTTACTTTTTGGTAACAAGCTTGGGAGAAATGGCGACATATATGCCGGTATCTGGAACATTCAGTACCTACGCAACCAAATTCGTAGATCCATCCTTAGGCTTCGCGCTAGGGTGGAATTATTGGTACAACTGGGCAATTACAATCGCGGCAGAGTTGTCCGCGGCGACTTTAATTATTAAATTCTGGCTGCCTGACAGCCCGTCTTTCTTATGGAGTGCTCTATTCCTTGCCTTGATGGTTGGTCTTAATTTATTGTCTGTTAAAAGTTACGGCGAGTCGGAATATTGGTTCGCTATGATCAAGATTGTCACAGTGATTGTGTTTATCGGTATCGGATTGCTTATGATCGTCGGCATCTGGGGCGGGAAGGCGGTTGGATTCAGTAATTTTACAGCGGGTGACGCGCCGATTTCGGGCGGCTTGCTTGCCGTACTTGGCGTTTGTATGGCTGCCGGCTTCTCCTTCCAAGGAACCGAACTCGTCGGTATTGCAGCAGGGGAGTCCGAGAATCCTCAGAAGAACGTTCCTCGCGCGATTCGCAGCGTGTTCTGGAGAATTCTATTGTTTTACATTTTGGCTATTTTCGTTGTTGGGATGCTGATTCCGTATTCCACAGATACGCTCTCTAGCGACAGTGTAGCAGCAAGTCCGTTTACGATTATTTTCGAAAAAGCAGGCTTAAGCATAGCAGCTTCTGTGATGAACGCCGTTATCCTAAGCTCGGTTTTATCCGCTGGTAACTCAGGGATGTACGCTTCCACACGCATGCTGTGGGTATTGGCCAAAGAAGGTAAAGCGCCTAAAATATTCGCTAAATTAAATAAAGCCGGGATTCCGGTTTACGCCTTGCTCGCGACAGCTGCACTTGGAATGCTTACTTTCCTTGCCTCCTTTTTTGGAGATGGTCAAGTATACATTTGGCTATTGAACGCGTCAGGTATGTCCGGTTTCATCGCGTGGCTTGGTATTGCCATAAGCCATTACCGTTTCCGTAAAGCTTACGTTGCACAGGGGCGCAAAGTAGCTGATCTTCCATACCGCTCCATCTGGTTCCCGTTCGGGCCGATCTTGGCAGGCGTCATGTGTATGATTGTTATTATTGGCCAAAGCATGAGCGCTTTTTCGGACGGTCACGTGGACTGGAAGTTCTTACTGGCTTCCTATATAGGAATTCCATTATTCTTGGTATTCTGGCTGGGTTACAAGTGGAAATACAAAACAAAAGTATTAAAGCTGGAAGAATGCAGTTTGGATACTACCTCTGATTAATTGAATAAATTTGGATACTACCGAAGATTAATTAAATAAATTTGGATTTGGGATTATGTCCATGTATACTTTGCTTTTTATTGGGCAATAATAGTTGTTATTGCGTTAAAAACGGAAAAGAAAGAAACCTGTTTACCGGATAATGTTCGTATTATAAAATGTATCCATATTGGAATTGAAAATTGAATGAAGTATTGCCTGCAATATGGTTAATCTCTCCTTTCAGGTAGACGCAAGAATGAAGAAGCTGTGATCAATGATCCAGCTTCTTTTATGTTTTGGGTCTGGGGTAAGTGAAGCTTAACCCCTATTTATTTGTGTGCTCTCCAGAATAAGCGCGGTTTCCGCGCTTATTCTATTTAAAGAATTTATATGTTTTGGGTTGGAGCGAACTTTAACGAGAAGAAGTGACTACGGTTGGGTAAGCCTGCAATTATACATGCTTTTTTCTTTGAATAGCTCCTAATCGTAAAAGCCTGCAATCGTGCAGGCTTTTACGGTCATTTTTTAATTTCAGGATGGAAAAGCTAAAAATTACTGCATAATAGCAGGCGTTTCCTCTATTCAAACGATTTTAGCAAAATACCTGCACTTTCGCAGTTATTATGGGGATTCAGCTGCAAAACGCTATAGTCTTCTTGTACACCGGAGAACAGCGAGTAGTTCCTTGCAAAGAAACTCGCCAAGTAACAGCCGTGTCGTGAATTACCGCCTCATGCACAAAAGAATGGGTTACACCAAGGATCTGAGGCAGAGCCTGAGGTTCTTTTTATGCTCGGGGTCATTGAATAAGTTAAAATAATATTAGACTCATGAAATTTATGTTTGGAGTTGATATTAATGTACTTGCGAAGCCTTGAGATTCTGAGGAATAATCAGACGGATCCGAAAAGTTATCCATTTTCCATACCTGCGGTGAAATCTTTAAAATCGCTTGCTTTTCGAACGAATGTCACCTTTCTTGTTGGGGAGAATGGTTCGGGCAAATCCACGCTCCTTGAAGCAATAGCTTATCAAAGCGGATTTAATACGGCTGGCGGAGGGAAGAACAATGACTATGATGTGGATGCTTCGCATTCCATTCTGGGGGATCATATTCGTCTTTCTTGGATGCCTAAAATCACGAACGGCTTTTTTCTAAGAGCAGAGACGTTTTATCATTTTGCCTCACATTTGGATACTTTGCCCGAAAGTTTGCAATATTATGGTGGTCGTTCTTTACATGAGCAATCGCATGGTGAAGCGTTTCTGTCTCTTTTTAAACATCGTTTTGGAAAAAAGGCGATTTACCTTCTCGACGAACCTGAGGCGGCGTTATCCCCTGCAAGGCAATTGGCATTAATGCGGGTTATCAAAGATTTAGAGAAAGAAGCTCAGTTCATCATTGCAACACATTCTCCGATACTTCTCGGATTCCCAGATGCGCAGATTATTAACTTTGATGTTCATCCC
It contains:
- a CDS encoding alpha/beta hydrolase-fold protein translates to MNSSRLIEFKDFYSKTLNNYRNIFVYLPLSYDTDLQKRYPVLYMHDGQHVFFEDQKGESWEVHTTVDKLVSQGKMREIIVVAIAHVEDARIAEYMHAFPDGNHVFDVINQGELYEAFLIQEVKPFIDRTLRTLTGKEHTALMGSSAGGLVSYNIGFRQSDTFGMIGALCPFFVSTDPGTMKETWLSHIYTEKKNLKVWMDVGDSEGFTVMEKHVRYVTDILIRAGYVLGDDLMYYLAVDSGHSQKDWAARVHAPLIYFFGEIGQPVRVDLHGPRVVGLKGPKVTLNPVVHFDSGFIMTDLNAQYGVVDPELLEVTMDGKLVPKKEGKTTIQYRNGSLTSALDVTVVPYMSDTATVKVFVKVPDFTPKTDKLYAGLELPMIREGLYGGTFEVPRDMSFEFRISRGLGQHEVDSQGRELPYRLFTTDDGLVLNYEVENWIDLAAAADRGEQDGQQIKYFAD
- a CDS encoding alpha/beta hydrolase; protein product: MDSKSSILRIENFYSTHLDNRRDIFVYLPPSYRYEKSKHYPVLYMHDGQNIFHPAFNGYSWQVNETVDRLIQNHTMEEIIVVGIPNMGAERADEFTHEMEGILHQSDKVQIKPKGQLYEAFIIDELKPYVDSVFRTLTDPDHTALMGSSRGGQVTYHIGFRRPDIFGKLAIISPYFYCVDPMTLEETPVYHAFNMKQSTSRIWIDLGGSEGTLVMEKHVREVAEKLLDLGYGADKELIYFNAPGAVHSEKDWALRLSSPLIHFFGEKGKERSLSLHGSEEVGLTGPKCRLNPILDFQTGFQMSLLRATYEVEDHRILNVLNDGTVVPLEEGETSVTVKYRDLEAAKSIRVVHAQKEHVTLEMVVHVPANTPENIKIYAWFPFIHNRGNDTYYNQLQVPLHAQFVYQISREDRSVEVDHTGKPVQRKYKALSDSKVEITVEHWS
- a CDS encoding transglutaminase-like domain-containing protein encodes the protein MILTCESNFLEDYLVETEEVDYSHLSIKEKAAELYDESYNEDDFVKKAYEFVRDEISHSWDIQSSRITCKASEAIFFKEGICYAKSNLLCAILRSKGIPTGFCYQQLTIGDTPDTGYCIHALNAVYLKSIGRWVRLDARGNKANVSAEFSTDEEKLAFPVREEYNEVDHPEIYKRPNLKTINALKQNTDCIQMILHGLPTSL
- the asd gene encoding aspartate-semialdehyde dehydrogenase — its product is MSEKLKVGIVGGTGMVGQRFVQLLDQHPWFKVTAIAASSSSAGKTYEESVQGRWKLSGPIPEEVKNIVVQDASKVEEVAAQVDFIFCAVDMKKNEIQALEEAYAKTGTPVISNNSAHRWTPDIPMVIPEVNPGHIEVIAAQRKRLGTSTGFIAVKPNCSIQSYVPALHALLDYKPTKVVASTYQAISGAGKNFTDWPDMLDNVIPYIGGEEEKSEQEPLRIWGSIVNDEIIKASAPLITTQCIRVPVTDGHLATVFVSFEKKPSKEEILDRWLQFKGRPQELGLPSAPKQFITYFEEENRPQTKLDREIERGMGVSAGRLREDSIYDFKFVGLSHNTLRGAAGGAVLIAELLKAEGYIQAK
- a CDS encoding phosphatase PAP2 family protein encodes the protein MVSKTEEARTGGSPDGGTMNRQYKPVEFMRKKNMKWLRKADHSMFVWCNQKVNHIVLDWLFGLITHMGGATFTILCAVLVIWYAPDDWGAVGLQSLAALALSHVIAVIIKKKMRRIRPFHVMQQARVGKFPLKDYSFPSGHTTAIFAFVTPFLFLSTQGVALLLIIFAGLVAFSRVYWGYHYPTDCVAGGTIGMGTALLVVYMTNSLLT
- a CDS encoding DedA family protein, encoding MEWISNLFEQYGYFVLILGLFTESLALPFPGELAMAISGHMSTFGSLNILIIIFCSYFGAIAGTTVTYFFGYKLGTPFFEKYGRFFFLNQERIITITNWFNKYGNKLILVSYFIPGLRHFTGYVSGILRVRLGTFLFYNFTGGLVWVLAYVMIGKIFGIKIEQFLHIISQYSIAAIIVLVVGVGIGFHIKHKKHAIIAWIRTISWHK
- a CDS encoding MerR family transcriptional regulator — encoded protein: MEKYLSIQAISNLTGITAHTLRYYEKNGLIHAIARGSNGRRQYSVNDLAWIRFLVRLRTTGMSIKQMQQIADLRRQGSASTKERRVLLEAHKNKVAAQIERLQEHYEVINEKIEIYRQWELENQLNGGS